Proteins encoded within one genomic window of Panicum virgatum strain AP13 chromosome 1N, P.virgatum_v5, whole genome shotgun sequence:
- the LOC120656587 gene encoding B-cell receptor-associated protein 31-like: protein MIQLLFLVLVAEVSVVAALLFKTPLRKLAVLGIDRLKRGRRAPVAVKTVAGVVLAILASTLYSIAEISCRATDPDSGGGLTPTDQVLFSRHLLEASLMGYSLFLVIVIDRLHQYIRDLRAFKKNLEAVSKHNKMLEEAKHGISEETKKYQEDIATLNKEMKKLKLQVQEKTEEVNVAEDKALAIQKQSEGLLIEYDRLLEDNQHLRIQLQSIDLKLSSSS, encoded by the exons ATGATCCAGCTGCTGTTCCTTGTGCTGGTGGCGGAGGTGTCCGTGGTTGCAGCGCTGCTATTCAAGACGCCACTGCGGAAGCTTGCCGTGCTAGGCATCGACCGCCTGaagcgcggccgccgcgcgcccgtcGCCGTCAAGACGGTCGCGGGCGTCGTCCTCGCTATTCTCGCCTCTACGCTCTACAGCATAGCCGAGATCAGCTGCCGCGCGACCGACCCCGACTCCGGCGGCGGGCTCACGCCCACAGATCAGGTCCTCTTTTCGCGTCACCTCCTCGAGGCGTCCCTCATGG GGTACTCCTTATTTCTTGTGATAGTGATTGACCGGCTTCACCAATACATCAGAGATTTGCGTGCCTTCAAGAAGAACTTAGAGGCTGTATCGAAGCATAATAAAATGTTGGAGGAAGCAAAACATGGAATTTCAGAGGAGACAAAGAAGTATCAGGAAGATATTGCCACTCTGAACAAGGAGATGAAGAAACTGAAACTACAAGTCCAAGAAAAGACAGAAGAGGTCAATGTTGCTGAGGACAAGGCACTTGCTATCCAAAAGCAATCTGAAGGCTTGCTGATCGAATATGATCGCCTGCTGGAGGACAACCAGCATCTTCGGATACAGCTGCAGTCAATTGACCTCAAGCTTTCCAGTTCTTCTTGA